Proteins co-encoded in one Kribbella solani genomic window:
- a CDS encoding WhiB family transcriptional regulator, translating to MSVSFLDVFTEVASSQDLPCRSYAPELFFAESPADVEYAKSLCTTCPLKAECLAGALERSEPWGVWGGELFVQGVVVPRKRPRGRPRKSDTVTAA from the coding sequence ATGAGCGTGAGCTTCCTCGATGTCTTCACCGAGGTGGCCTCGTCGCAGGACCTGCCCTGTCGGTCCTACGCGCCAGAACTCTTCTTCGCCGAATCGCCGGCGGACGTCGAGTACGCGAAGTCGCTTTGCACGACCTGCCCGCTGAAGGCGGAATGCCTGGCCGGAGCGCTCGAGCGTTCCGAGCCGTGGGGAGTGTGGGGTGGCGAGCTGTTCGTCCAAGGTGTGGTGGTTCCGCGCAAGCGGCCCCGTGGGCGTCCCCGCAAGAGCGACACCGTTACCGCAGCCTGA
- a CDS encoding NUDIX domain-containing protein — MRWIVHNEGEVWANRWLSVRRLDVEQPDGERFDYHAVRMRNIAAAVVTRDQHVLLMWRHRFLTDTWAWEIPMGIIEAGESPEAAAARELEEETGWRADGLTELIRSEPAAGIMDSRHFVYRAERAVRIGEPTELNESDRIEWIPLADVPAMIARHEIVSGITLIGLQQLLLQERA; from the coding sequence GTGCGATGGATTGTTCACAATGAGGGTGAAGTCTGGGCCAACCGCTGGCTGAGCGTACGGCGCCTGGACGTCGAGCAGCCGGACGGCGAGCGGTTCGACTACCACGCGGTCCGGATGCGGAACATCGCGGCCGCGGTCGTCACCCGCGACCAGCACGTGCTGCTGATGTGGCGGCACCGGTTCCTGACCGACACCTGGGCGTGGGAGATCCCGATGGGGATCATCGAGGCCGGGGAGAGTCCGGAGGCCGCGGCGGCGCGGGAGCTGGAGGAGGAGACCGGCTGGCGGGCGGACGGCCTGACCGAGCTGATCCGTTCGGAGCCGGCCGCCGGGATCATGGACTCGCGGCATTTCGTGTACCGGGCGGAGCGCGCGGTACGGATCGGCGAACCGACCGAGCTGAACGAGTCGGACCGGATCGAGTGGATTCCGCTGGCCGACGTACCGGCGATGATCGCCCGGCACGAGATCGTCAGCGGGATCACCCTGATCGGTCTGCAGCAACTGCTGCTCCAGGAACGCGCCTGA